A single genomic interval of Meles meles chromosome 9, mMelMel3.1 paternal haplotype, whole genome shotgun sequence harbors:
- the MSTN gene encoding growth/differentiation factor 8: protein MQKLQIYVYIYLFMLIVAGPVDLNENSEQKENVEKERLCNACTWRQNTKSSRIEAIKIQILSKLRLETAPNISKDAIRQLLPKAPPLRELIDQYDVQRDAGSEGSLEDDDYHATTETIITMPTESDLLMQVEGKPKCCFFKFSSKIQYNKVVKAQLWIYLRPVSTPTTVFVQILRLIKPMKDGTRYTGIRSLKLDMNPGAGIWQSIDVKTVLQNWLKQPESNLGIEIKALEENGHDLAVTFPGPGEDGLNPFLEVKVTDTPKRSRRDFGLDCDEHSTESRCCRYPLTVDFEAFGWDWIIAPKRYKANYCSGECEFVFLQKYPHTHLVHQANPRGSAGPCCTPTKMSPINMLYFNGKEQIIYGKIPAMVVDRCGCS, encoded by the exons ATGCAGAAACTGCAAATCTATGTTTATATTTACCTGTTCATGCTGATTGTCGCTGGTCCAGTGGATCTAAATGAGAACAgtgagcaaaaagaaaatgtggaaaaagagcGGCTGTGTAATGCATGTACTTGGAGACAAAACACTAAATCTTCGAGAATAGAAGCCATAAAAATTCAAATCCTCAGTAAACTTCGCCTGGAAACAGCTCCTAACATCAGCAAAGATGCTATAAGACAACTTTTGCCCAAAGCCCCTCCGCTCCGGGAACTGATTGATCAGTACGACGTCCAGAGAGACGCCGGCAGCGAGGGCTCTCTGGAGGACGACGATTACCACGCCACGACAGAGACCATCATCACCATGCCCACCGAGT CTGATCTTCTCATGCAAGTGGAAGGAAAACCCAAATGTTGCTTCTTCAAGTTTAGCTCTAAAATACAGTATAATAAAGTAGTGAAGGCCCAACTGTGGATCTATCTGAGACCCGTCAGCACTCCTACAACAGTGTTTGTGCAAATCCTGAGACTCATCAAACCCATGAAAGACGGTACAAGGTACACCGGAATCCGATCTCTGAAACTTGACATGAACCCAGGCGCTGGTATTTGGCAGAGCATTGATGTGAAGACAGTGTTGCAAAATTGGCTCAAACAGCCTGAATCCAACTTAGGCATTGAAATCAAAGCTTTAGAGGAGAATGGTCATGATCTTGCTGTAACCTTCCCAGGACCAGGAGAAGATGGGCTG AATCCCTTCTTGGAAGTCAAGGTGACAGACACACCGAAAAGGTCCAGGAGAGACTTTGGGCTCGACTGTGACGAGCACTCAACAGAGTCTCGGTGCTGTCGCTACCCGCTGACTGTGGACTTCGAAGCTTTTGGATGGGACTGGATTATTGCGCCCAAAAGATACAAGGCTAACTACTGCTCTGGAGAgtgtgaatttgtgtttttacaaaaatatcCCCACACTCATCTTGTACACCAAGCAAACCCCAGAGGTTCGGCAGGCCCCTGCTGTACCCCCACAAAGATGTCGCCCATTAACATGCTATATTTTAAtggcaaagaacaaataatatacGGGAAGATTCCAGCCATGGTGGTAGATCGCTGTGGGTGCTCATGA